The Sinorhizobium fredii genome contains the following window.
CGTTTACCGTCAGGTTGAGCGCGCCGTGCTGAAACAGGTCGTCATAGCGGCCGAGGCCCCGCTCCTTGAGAGGAACGCCGACGTCATAACCGTGGAAAATCGTCACGATCGGCGGCGTTAGCCGCTTCCATTTCTTAAGCCGCGCGGCGCGGGCGCCGTTGTGGCCGAAATGGGCGACGATCACGTCGCATGCGTTCAATCGGGCGACCGAGGACATGTCGAGCGCGGTGGAGGCCTTGTCGCGGAGCTTCGGCGGCAGTCGCCCGATGGCCGGACGGAGGCGCGACGCCGCACCCCACCAGTCGCGCGTGCGAGCCAAGAGCGTCGCAAGCGGCTCCTGCCGGCGATCCGCAAAATTGTAATCCGAAATACCGTTGCAGACGACCTCGACCTGAAAGCCGCGCCGCAACAGGCCGGCCATTTGGCCGATGACAAACGTTTCCGAAAGCATCGGAAACTGACCGACGACGAATCCGACGCGCATGCCGGGCGGTCTCAGGAGGCCTTGAGCTGGGCAGGGCGGCTCGCGGCGGCGCGTTCGAGCAGTTCCAGGAAGGCCGCGAATTGCCTGTCTGGCTGCATCAGCGGCCGCTTGGCGAAGGCGGATGCGGCCTGCGACAGGCGCTGATATTCTTTGTCGTCGCTCCAGAGCCTGCGGATGGCGCCGGTCCAATCCTCGAGCGGCGCGTCATAGTCGAGCACGATGCCGCCTTCGCCGATCGCCTCCGGCAAGCCGCCGCGCCGCGATCCGACCACCGGAATGCCGCTGCAATGGGCCTCGGACGCAACCCGTCCCCAGGCCTCTTCCCACTTGCTCGGCGCAAGCAGGATTTTCGTCCGGCCATAGACGGTCTTCATGTCGCTGGTGCGGCTTTCTAGCCGGACATTCTTCAGGGGCGCGATGATCTTCTCGATTTCCGCCCGATGATCATCGGAAAGCTTCCAGCTTTCGACGAACAGGAAGGGAATGTCCGGGCAGTGCTCGGCGATTCGGACCGCCAGCTCGAAGCCCTTCTCCTTATAGGGATTGATGAAGGTCACATATTCGCCGGTCGTGCGGGTCGTGTAGGTTTCGGGATTGATCGTCGGCGGAATAACCACCGAATCGATGCCGAATTTCTGCTTATAGGCCCGGGCGGTGAATTCCGAATTGGCGATGTAATAGGCGGAGGTCAGTTCGCGCAGATCGCCGGCGAGCTCGTGGAACTCGACGTTTCTAAGATAGATCACCAGCGGGACGTTGTGCGCCTGCAGCGCCTTGCCGATGGGCACGGATTTGTGGCACTGCACAACGGCGACGTCGGGCTGCAGCTTCTTCACCGCAAAGGCCGCCGCTTCCCAGGGGTGCCAGGCACGCACGACCGGATAGCCGGGAAAGCTGTCCATGACGCCGCGTTCGCCGGACAACTTAAGCTTGACGCGCTGCTTGAAGCCAAACATGCCGTCGCCGAACAACGCGGCGAGCACGCCGGCCTCATGGCCGCGCTCGCGCAATTGCTGAACCAGGTGGTGGGTGCTCGACTGAACGCCGCCGCTGAATTCGGGATAGTAACCGTTTCCGCCGGCAAACAGAACCTTCATACGCTGTTCTCCTTCATAGAGACGTTTCGTCGTAACCGATTGGCGCGTCACCCGATCGGGTGAGGGTGAACGCATCAACTCCAGAATGACGGCAATTGTTGGGTCGGCCGTCCATGGGCCGGCGCAACCTGCGATTTAGAGCGCATGAGGCTGGCCCAAGCGGCTGGGCAGACCGGAAGAGGCAGCCCGAATCCGTGTTCATCCAGCCGCAAGAGTGTGATCCTCCACCGAGCAGGGTGACCGTGTGAAAGCGCGCAGCATTGCTGCACTGCAACAAAGACTGTCATGGCGCGTTCTGATAGTCAACTGAGCCTCATCCTTCTGGGCTAGTCCGAAAGACGTACGCCTTGTTTTGGTCGGATCCGCTCGCTTGACGCGCCGGCTGTCCGGGCCTCAAATCAGTTTCCAAGACCAAAACGAGACGGGTGAATCATGGTGGACGACGAACCGGTACCGGAGACGAAGTTGACATCCACCAAGCGGCGCTGGGCGGCGGACGGCAAGTTCCTGACTGGCCGGATTGCTCGACCCGGGGCCGATCGCCTCCCGCCCGGTCAGCATCTCGTCAAGGAATGGCCCGTCCTGGACCTTGGGCAGCAGCCGCACATCGCGCTGGAAAACTGGCGACTCGACGTGACGGGTGCGGTGGAAAATCCGGTTTCGCTCGACTGGGCGGACTTCCAGTCGATGCCTCAAAGCGAGAGTCTCTCCGACATCCATTGCGTGACGACGTGGTCGCGCTACGACAATCGCTGGCAGGGTGTCGCGACGCGCGACCTGTTAGACCGGGTGATGCCCAAGCCGGAGGCGGAGTATGTAATGCTGACGAGCTTCGACGGCTATTCAACCAACCTGCCGCTCGCCGATTTCGCCGCCGAAGATGCTATTCTTGCGACGACCTGGCAAGGCGCGCCGATCACGCGCCCGCATGGCGGGCCGATGCGTCTCGTCGTTCCGCATCTCTATCTCTGGAAAAGCGCCAAATGGCTGTCGCGCATCGATTTTCGCAGCCGCGACACAGCCGGCTTCTGGGAGAAGAACGGCTATCATATGCGCGGCGATCCCTGGCGCGAGGAGCGCTATTCCGGCGATTGAGGCGAGAATCCCCGACTATCCGTCTTTATCCTTGATGCTACAGTCCACGGTTCGAGAAGCGAATTCCGCCCAGGAGGAGAGCATGCGCAATTCCGCCTTGACGAGCCTGTCCTTCGCCTTGTTCATCGCATGCAGTACGGCCTTGCCGCAGATGGCTGGCGCCGCCTCGCCCGAGCCCGTCAAGGCCGAGCACGGCATGGTAGTGACCGCCCAGCATCTTGCCTCCGACATCGGCGTCGAGGTCCTGAAGAAGGGCGGCAATGCCGTCGATGCGGCGGTCGCCGTCGGCTATGCGCTCGCCGTCGTCTATCCGACCGCCGGCAATATCGGCGGCGGCGGCTTCATGACGATCCGCTTCAAGGACGGCAGGACGACGTTTCTGGATTTCCGCGAGCGCGCGCCGCTCGCCGCCACCAAGACCATGTACCAGGATGACAAGGGCGAGCTTGTCAAAGGCCTGAGCACCGACGGCTATCTTGCCGTCGGCGTGCCGGGTCCGGTGGCCGGCTTCGAATTCGCCCGCAGCCGCTACGGCACGCGGCCGCTGAAGGAGCTGATCGAGCCGGCGATTACGCTGGCGCGCGAAGGTTTTCAGCTCGAGCAGGGCGATGTCGATACTTTCGACGGCAGGACCGAAAGGCTGGCCAAGGATCCGGCAGCCGCGGCGATCTTTCTGAAAGCGGGAAAACCGTTCGAGATGGGCGACAAGCTCATCCAGGCTGATCTTGCTACTTCGCTTACAAGCATTGCCGAGAAAGGGCCGGACGCCTTCTACAAGGGTGCGATCGCCGACGCGATCGTCAAGGCGAGCGCGGAAAAGGGCGGCATCCTCGCCAAGAAGGATTTCGAGCAATATCAAGTGCGCGAGCTCGAGCCGGTGAAGTGCAACTACCGCGGCTACGACATCGTCTCCTCGCCGCCGCCATCCTCGGGCGGCGTGATCATCTGCGAAATCCTCAACATCCTCGAAGGCTATCCGCTCTCCTATCTCGGCTACGGCTCGGCCGAGACGGTGCATGCGATGATCGAGGCGATGCGCCATGCCTATGTCGATCGCAACACCGCGCTCGGTGATCCGGACTTCGTCGAAAACCCGGTCGCCAAGCTGACCGACAAGGCCTATGCGAAGGAAATCCGCGACAAGATCGATCCGTTCAGGGCCGGTACCTCAGAGGCGTTGATGCCCGAGGGCTTCGGCGAGAGCAAGGAGACGACCCACTATTCGATCATCGACGTCGAGGGCAATGCGGTTGCCGTCACCTATACGCTGAACGGCTCGTTCGGCGCAGGCGTCGTCGCGCCCGGAACCGGCATCCTGCTCAACAACGAGATGGACGACTTCACCGCCAAGCCCGGCGCGCCGAATCTCTACGGTCTCGTGCAGGGCGAGGCGAACGCCATCGCTCCCGGCAAGACGCCGCTCTCCTCGATGAGTCCGACGATCATCTCCAAGGATGGCAAGCCCTTCATGGTGATCGGCAGCCCCGGCGGCGCACGGATCATCACCATCACGCTCGAGGCGATCCTCAATGTCATCGACCACGGCATGAACATCCAGGAGGCGGTCGACGCGCCGCGCCTTCATCACCAATGGCTGCCCGACAAGGTGTTCATGGAGCCCTACGCGCTTTCGCCCGACACGCTGAAGCTGCTCTCGGCGATGGGCCATGACGTCGAGATCGACAAGAATTGGACCATCTGGGGCCAGGCGACCGGCATACTCGTCGGCGGCGAGAGTCTCGCCGAGATCGCCGCTGGCGGCGGCGCGCGCTACAACGGCGCCGCCGACAGCCGCATCGGCGCCGGCGCGGCGAGGGGGTATTAGGGCCTGCTCTCATTGGGGCTGAACCCCTCTGGCCGCCATGCTCGCCACAACGGGAAGACGACCCGCGGCTCCCTCCGTGTTTC
Protein-coding sequences here:
- a CDS encoding glycosyltransferase — translated: MKVLFAGGNGYYPEFSGGVQSSTHHLVQQLRERGHEAGVLAALFGDGMFGFKQRVKLKLSGERGVMDSFPGYPVVRAWHPWEAAAFAVKKLQPDVAVVQCHKSVPIGKALQAHNVPLVIYLRNVEFHELAGDLRELTSAYYIANSEFTARAYKQKFGIDSVVIPPTINPETYTTRTTGEYVTFINPYKEKGFELAVRIAEHCPDIPFLFVESWKLSDDHRAEIEKIIAPLKNVRLESRTSDMKTVYGRTKILLAPSKWEEAWGRVASEAHCSGIPVVGSRRGGLPEAIGEGGIVLDYDAPLEDWTGAIRRLWSDDKEYQRLSQAASAFAKRPLMQPDRQFAAFLELLERAAASRPAQLKAS
- a CDS encoding sulfite oxidase-like oxidoreductase; translated protein: MVDDEPVPETKLTSTKRRWAADGKFLTGRIARPGADRLPPGQHLVKEWPVLDLGQQPHIALENWRLDVTGAVENPVSLDWADFQSMPQSESLSDIHCVTTWSRYDNRWQGVATRDLLDRVMPKPEAEYVMLTSFDGYSTNLPLADFAAEDAILATTWQGAPITRPHGGPMRLVVPHLYLWKSAKWLSRIDFRSRDTAGFWEKNGYHMRGDPWREERYSGD
- the ggt gene encoding gamma-glutamyltransferase, with protein sequence MRNSALTSLSFALFIACSTALPQMAGAASPEPVKAEHGMVVTAQHLASDIGVEVLKKGGNAVDAAVAVGYALAVVYPTAGNIGGGGFMTIRFKDGRTTFLDFRERAPLAATKTMYQDDKGELVKGLSTDGYLAVGVPGPVAGFEFARSRYGTRPLKELIEPAITLAREGFQLEQGDVDTFDGRTERLAKDPAAAAIFLKAGKPFEMGDKLIQADLATSLTSIAEKGPDAFYKGAIADAIVKASAEKGGILAKKDFEQYQVRELEPVKCNYRGYDIVSSPPPSSGGVIICEILNILEGYPLSYLGYGSAETVHAMIEAMRHAYVDRNTALGDPDFVENPVAKLTDKAYAKEIRDKIDPFRAGTSEALMPEGFGESKETTHYSIIDVEGNAVAVTYTLNGSFGAGVVAPGTGILLNNEMDDFTAKPGAPNLYGLVQGEANAIAPGKTPLSSMSPTIISKDGKPFMVIGSPGGARIITITLEAILNVIDHGMNIQEAVDAPRLHHQWLPDKVFMEPYALSPDTLKLLSAMGHDVEIDKNWTIWGQATGILVGGESLAEIAAGGGARYNGAADSRIGAGAARGY